Sequence from the Gloeocapsopsis dulcis genome:
ATTCCAATCCATCGAAGCCGTTGTTTTGTTTCTAAAAGAGATAAGGGTAAAAACACATTTCCAACAAAACCAATAATAGTAGCCCATGGTGCAAATAAAGCAATGCGAAGCCAGCTATCTTGAACAGTGTATAGAGTTATGGAAAAAGCTAATTTTGGACCACCAAAAAAATTAAGAGGAGCTGTATACGAAATATTTAGACGTAATAATGATGCTACATAGCAAAAAGAAAGAATAATTAGGGATTGCAGGCATAAAAGGCAAACTGCGCGGCACAATAACTTTGGTCTGATATTTAGGCAACCAATTAGAGGAAATAGAGCGAAAAGTGCCCATCCTTTAGCCCAACCAATTGTAGCTTTGATGAGACTTGCTGTTCCTAAGTTGAAGTCGGCATGACCAAAGATTGTCGCAAATTCTATAGCTGCCATCGAGACTATCCATACCCAAACTTCCCAGGGGATGGTGATTCTGTTGTTTATAGAAGAATTATCTTTTTGCAGCCACAGCTTTCTAATTAGATAAATAGTTAGTATCCAGGCGATCGCGGGTGGAATATAGTAAAGTAAGCCAGTAAAATAGAACCCGTAAGTACCCAGAATAGAATACCAAATTACTTTCTCTTCAAAATTACAAGGTTTCATTGGCACTAGTGATTGTTTGAAATCATTTACAAAACTTACTTTCGTGTCACCTAACTTGCCTGGAAAATGAAGTCGCAAGTCAGCGATCGCACTTAGACTGTTTGCTACTTAAGCAGGCTTAACTCGTCTGGATAGTATTGATGGGCGTTGACTCAGCCCCAAGAGTACGAGTCCAGTAGTCAAAAATAGAGAGGCAAAGCTAGCGCCTGCGAAAACATAGAGTGATTTAGGCGAAGTCGGTGATGTTGGTAAGCTTGGCTCTTCAATAAGTTGAATCTGAGGATAAGAACCGAAGACATCGGAACTGCGAAGATCGAGTTGGGTAATTGTCGAGGAAAAGATTGCTTCCGCAATTTGTACATCCCGCCGGAGGTTATTTTCTACGATCTGCTGTTGCGTCAAAGCCTTGAGCCTATTCTCAAGTGTTCCCATCTGTCTATCTAATTCCAGTGCCTGCGACTGTAGTCCTTGTTTATCTGCTTGCACTGAAACCAGCGTGTGCAGCAACTGCTGTCGTGATGGGCTGTTATTGAGATTGAGTTGCTCTAAGTATTCCAGAGTCACTGGTTTATTAAGCAGTGCCTTACTGCGGACTAACATTGCTGTTTGAGAAGCTTGTTGTCTCGCTTGCTCACTAATCACTGACGGATTATTGGGTGTCAATCGAGAGTTTAGATCGACTAAAGTAGCACTAGACTTACCATTGTCACTTAAAATTTGTTGGAAGTAGGGATCGGTTTGCAGGTTAAAAGCCTCTGCAGCTTGTTGAGGTGATACATCTAAAGTAGTTGATAGTTCCTGTAAACGCGCGTCTGATAGCTGTTGTTGCGCGATTACTTGTACTTGCTCTTTGCGTAATGTTTCTATATTAGAAGAAAGCTGAGCAATTTGATTGTCAGAGTTTAAGTCAGACCGAGCTTGATAAGCAGAAAGTCGCTGCTGAGCAGCTTTCAGCTTTTGCTCTGCTTGGGAAAGCGTCGAATGCAGTCTTACATCTTTTTGAGCCGCTTCTTGAGTTCTTAGCTCATTTAGTCGTGCTTCTAAAGCTTCATGCAGTGCTAGGGACTTCAACTGTGCTTCCTGAGGATTGGTACCCTCAAACTCGAATTGGATGAGCATGGTATCATCCATAAGCTTGGTTCGAGGTTCACCAAATTCATCCATTTCCATATTGAGCCTAGTAGCTGCGGCTTGCAATACGGGCTTAGTGCTCACAATGTACTGGTAGTTTGCTCGGGGGTCGTCGTATTTACTACTGTATGGAGACTGGGCAGATGAGGAAGCCGTTCCGATACCAGGTAGGTTAACATTAGCTTGCTCGCCACCTTTAGGTAAGGCAACTGTCCAAGAACTTGTGTAAGTACGTGGTGCAGTTTGCAAATAGAGGAAAGCTATGCCCCAAATAGCTGCATTGACGATACCCAAACCCAGATAATTCAAACCCTTCCGATTCGATTTTGTAGGTACAAAATGAGGAATTCTTAAAGTTTCTGCCATCTTGATTTCTATTTATTAACAAGTAGTGAACAAAAGTAGGTTTTAGAACCTGATGAGTCATCCTCGGTGCAAGGTTTTTATCGTGTTTTTAGCTAACTAAGGTAGGAGTTGTTGCCAACATTGATTTACCTTCGCAATATTCAGGAATTGCAGCACCCATAAGGTTGAGGATTGTCGGTGCTAAATCGAGTGCATGACCTATGGGTAAACTGGAACCAGGAACAATACCTGGACCTTTTGCTAAGAAAAAGCCTCTGGAACGATGGCTACCTGTGCGAAAATAGGGAACAGGACCAATACGTCCAAAAGTAGGGCTAGCTACGACATCAGTAGCATGGTCTTCTTGCCAAATCACAACCAAGTCAGCATCAGGTAACTTGGGATCGCAATCAGTAGCATCTTGGCGCGTACGAATCACCTGTTTAACCATTGGCTTACCTGTGCGAGCATCGGTGAGCCGATACAGGTGTTGGCTCAGTTCATTGCATAGTGCTTCATATTCAGCCGTAGTAACAACTCCTGCTGGCTCTCTTCCTTGAAGATTAATCCGGATATACCCTTCAGAAAAGCTCGGGAGCGCAAACGCTTTCATTTGCGACCAGCAAGGTTTATACCAAAGTGCTGGTTGATAATATAGAGGCTCGGATTGTTGTTGCAATTGGAATGGAGAAACTAAGTTTTGTTGTTGAAAATAGTTAAGATATGGCTCCAAGCGACCAAAAATTTTACCTGGGGTGTTTTTTCGCAAGAAGCGGCGCAGCGGATTTGGATCGTGCTTTAGACTCCAAAGCGCTCCAAGAGAACCTCGCTTGGCACGTCCTGTTATTAGGGGTGATGTAGGAGGTGTTCCCAATTGACCTGCTGCTATTCCCACTTGACCTGGAAAATTAAATCGATACAACAGTTCTGGTAGAAATACCATACTGGGAAGATCCATGACGTTAGCACCCATACCGTGTCCAGAAAACACTAAAACATAAGCATTTTCCGGTGCTTGAGCTAAGATTTTACCGATCGCCTG
This genomic interval carries:
- a CDS encoding alkaline phosphatase family protein; this encodes MKNPVIAIGLDAADNSLIEAWMSQGHLNNLARIRQQGTYTHLRNFDCYRAETPWTTFLTGCSPQKTGYWAPVKLRQGSYDITEIGAYDFGEYPPFYALEDRHRVAIFDVPHSRPCKQVNGIQVYAWGAHSPLAPTESHPPQLLHELERQYGKHPTLHKDFASCLDLAALHRLRQGLEAGILGRAAICQDLLQREPWDLFLTAFGETHSAAHYLWHLSQPDHPLHALLANTNDDPLLAVFKAVDQAIGKILAQAPENAYVLVFSGHGMGANVMDLPSMVFLPELLYRFNFPGQVGIAAGQLGTPPTSPLITGRAKRGSLGALWSLKHDPNPLRRFLRKNTPGKIFGRLEPYLNYFQQQNLVSPFQLQQQSEPLYYQPALWYKPCWSQMKAFALPSFSEGYIRINLQGREPAGVVTTAEYEALCNELSQHLYRLTDARTGKPMVKQVIRTRQDATDCDPKLPDADLVVIWQEDHATDVVASPTFGRIGPVPYFRTGSHRSRGFFLAKGPGIVPGSSLPIGHALDLAPTILNLMGAAIPEYCEGKSMLATTPTLVS
- a CDS encoding O-antigen ligase family protein → MKPCNFEEKVIWYSILGTYGFYFTGLLYYIPPAIAWILTIYLIRKLWLQKDNSSINNRITIPWEVWVWIVSMAAIEFATIFGHADFNLGTASLIKATIGWAKGWALFALFPLIGCLNIRPKLLCRAVCLLCLQSLIILSFCYVASLLRLNISYTAPLNFFGGPKLAFSITLYTVQDSWLRIALFAPWATIIGFVGNVFLPLSLLETKQRLRWIGIITSLLMCWFSGSRANMLALPTAWIATQILANSQRPFLWLTAGFSSLITGLFAPNLINAMRSFQNWMRSLRKNSNSEREALDRIAIRRWAEAPITGHGVTDSGPSRIVGVNIGTHNNWTGLLFINGIIGVLALGVSLTCSFISLVIRAQESQIAKSALHILLIIFCNTFVDSLNMTAYLVAPGLVFLGTAFREPLGKQERRLFVPSST
- a CDS encoding GumC family protein, giving the protein MAETLRIPHFVPTKSNRKGLNYLGLGIVNAAIWGIAFLYLQTAPRTYTSSWTVALPKGGEQANVNLPGIGTASSSAQSPYSSKYDDPRANYQYIVSTKPVLQAAATRLNMEMDEFGEPRTKLMDDTMLIQFEFEGTNPQEAQLKSLALHEALEARLNELRTQEAAQKDVRLHSTLSQAEQKLKAAQQRLSAYQARSDLNSDNQIAQLSSNIETLRKEQVQVIAQQQLSDARLQELSTTLDVSPQQAAEAFNLQTDPYFQQILSDNGKSSATLVDLNSRLTPNNPSVISEQARQQASQTAMLVRSKALLNKPVTLEYLEQLNLNNSPSRQQLLHTLVSVQADKQGLQSQALELDRQMGTLENRLKALTQQQIVENNLRRDVQIAEAIFSSTITQLDLRSSDVFGSYPQIQLIEEPSLPTSPTSPKSLYVFAGASFASLFLTTGLVLLGLSQRPSILSRRVKPA